The genomic interval GTACGGGGCCGCGCAGGCCTTCACCGCAGCCAAGCGCAGGCTGCCGATCATCATCATGGGCAATCGTCAGGATGAACTCGAATGGTGGAAGGATCAGAAGCAGAAGAACGGCTACACGACGTGGTCGGCCTCCATTGCACCCGGCGTCTCGACGCTCGCATTCTGGATCGCGCAGCAGATCCTTGACGGACGCAAGGACATTCCGCATGACCTGGTCGTGCCTTACCTCGCCTTTGATCAGGATAACTTCGAGGCCGCCCTGGCCAACATTCCGGCCGGGGGCGTTGCCAGCCACGAATACACAGTAGAGGAGGCCAAAAAGGCGATCGAATCCAACACGAACAAGACGGCCGACAAGACGGCGGACGCGAGCGCGAGTAAGTGACGGCGCCTGCCCCGTCGCCCAGCGGCGTCCTTGGAGCCCGGTTGAATTAGTTCCCGTGTCTCATGCCTCCGGTAACCACGAACATCGTCAGGTTGGACGGCGTCGAAAAGCACTTCGGCGCCGTGCGAGCGCTTGCGCAGGTTGATTTCTCCGTCGACAACGGCGAGTGCGTCGGGCTCGTGGGCCATAACGGGGCCGGCAAATCGACGCTCATGCACGTCCTGGCCGGTACGCTCACGCCCGACCGTGGGCAGATCATCGTCCGGGGTGAGGCGCGCCAAGGGTATACGGTGGTCATGGCGCAAAAGCTGGGTATCCGGTGCGTATTTCAGGAATTATCGCTTTGCCCCAACTTGAGCGTGGCTGAGAACGCGCGGGTCTTTCACCCCGGCATCACCGGTTGGGGCTGGCGCAGACGAGCCGGCAACCTCATTCGCGGCAAACTTGACGAGATGTTTCCAGGCCACGGCATCGCTCCCGATGCGCTCGTCGGCGAGATGCCGATCGGCAAACGCCAGATGGTCGAAGTGGCGCGCGCGTTCACGGTCACCAAGGCTCCGCTGCACCTCGTCATCCTGGACGAACCGACCTCGTCGCTCGACAGCCATACCGCCGGGCAACTGCTTGCCTACGTGCGGCGGGTGGTGGCGAGCGGCGTGAGCTGCATCCTGATCTCGCATCTCCTGCGCGAAATCCTCGATTATTCCGACCGGATCGTGGTGATGCGTGACGGCGCGGTCGTCACTTCCGGACGCGCATCCGGTTTCAACCGCGACAGTTTAGTGATCGCCATGGGCGGGGCTGCGGCCGGCCCGGCGCGGCCGGAGGAGGCCGCCGCCAGCCTGCGGCGCACGACCCCGGTGCGAGTCCGCGCACGGCCGGCGACCCAGCGCGACGGCAGGGAACTCGTCGCCCACGAGGGCGAGATTATCGGGCTCGCCGGTCTTGCCGGGCATGGCCAGACCGAGTTGTTGATACGCATATTCAGCGGCGCGTCTCGTCGTTTACCCGGCGCCGAGGTGACCGCGCCCGTGGCGCTCATCGCCGGTGACCGGCAGACCGACGGGGTCTTTCCGCTCTGGTCGATTGCTGAAAATATCGGCATTCGTTCGATCGCGGCGCTGCGCAAGGGCCTGCTGATCTCTTCCCGGCTTGAGGAAGGCTTTGCCGAGCGCTGGCAGAAGCGCATCAAAATTCGTACCCCCGACCTGCGTAACAACATCTTGTCGCTCTCCGGCGGGAACCAACAGAAGGCGTTGTTTGCCCGGGCGCTCGGTTCCGAAGCGAAGATCGTGCTCATGGACGACCCCATGCGCGGCGTCGATATCGGCACCAAGCTCGAGGTTTACGACCTTATCCGCGCCGAGGCGGAGGCCGGCCGCACATTCCTCTGGTACACCAGTGAAGCGGATGAACTGAAGAATTGTGACCACGTCTATGTGTTCCGCAGTGGCCGGATCATTGCGGACCTGCATCGTAACGAACTTAGCGAGGAGCGCGTCATCCAATCCTCCTTCCAGGAGGTCACCTGATCATGGCTTCCGTTGCCGCCCCACGTGCCCCACGGGTCACTTCCAGCCGTTTCCGGGTGCCGCGCCGGTTTCTGCGGGCGGCCCTGCCGGGCCTTTCACTCGCGCTCGTCATCCTCGCCATCGGCAAACTTAACCCGCGTGCAGTCAGCTATTTCGGGCTTAACCTGATGCTCAACCTGGGCATTCCGGTGGCGCTCGCCACCATCGCCCAGATGTTCGTCATCACCGTGAACGACCTTGATCTTTCGATCGGGACGTTCGTCAGCTTCGTGGGCTGCGTCACCGCGACGTGGCTCCGCGACGCGCCGCTCCTTGGCGTTGCCGTCCTTCTCGGGGGCGTCGCCGTGTATGCGTTCCTCGGCGCAGTGATCCACCTGCGAAACGTTCCGTCGATCGTGGTAACGCTCGGCATGTTTTTCGTCTGGCAAGGCCTGGCCATCCTGGTCCTGCCCAAGCCCGGCGGCAAGGCGCCCGTCTGGCTGCATGACTTGATGAATTTCCGTACCCCGTATGTGCCGTTTCCCATCGTGGCAGCCATCGTGATCGGGGTCGTTGTTCACGCCGGGCTGATGCGAGGTTCGTACGGGGCGATCCTGCGCGGCTCCGGCGGCAACCCGAACGCGATCGGCCGGGCCGGATGGTCGTTGCTGAAGATCAAGGTCATCATGTTCGCGCTGGCCGGCGTATTCGGGGTCCTCTCCGGACTGGCGTTGATCGGCCTGACCACGTCGGCCGACGCCAACATCGGCAAAGGTTACACCCTGCTTTCGATCGCGGGCGTTATCCTGGGCGGCGGCGAGTTCGTCGGCGGGCACACGTCGCCGATCGGTGCGGTCATCGGCGCCCTGACGCTGACGCTCGCCGGTTCACTCCTCAACTTCATGCGGATCTCGCCCGATTGGCAGGTCGGCGCACAGGGCGCGATCCTGATCATCGTCCTCGCCGCACGCGCCCTCATCAACCAGACCGGCGGGAGGGCGCCGTGAAGTTAAGGGGAAACGGCAACTTTCTGGCGCGGCCATGGATCTGGTCCTACCTGGGTGCCTTGCTGGTTTGGCTTGCGGCCATCGCCTTCACGCGCGGTTATGGGGCCGGCGGCATGATCACGGCAGCGCTCGCACTTGCCGTCTTCTGCGTAATCACCGGCGTCGCTCAAATGTTCGTCATCACCCTCGGACCGGGTAACGTCGATTTGTCGTTGCCGGCTAATATCGGGCTGGCGAGCGCGGTTGCCATGAAGGTGATGCATGGCTCCGATTCGATGATTGCCGCCGGTCTGCTCGCGGCGCTTGGCTCCGGCTTTAGCATCGGCATCGCCAACTACCTTCTGATCCGGCTGTTGCGAATCCCCCCCATCATCGCGACCCTTTCGGCGAGCTTTATCGTCCAGTCTGCCGGTATTGCGTACGGTCGCGGCTTGCAGATCAAGCCGCCACCCGGTTTTGCCGCGATTACTACTGCTCAACTCGCAGGAATGCCCTTGATGGCAATCGGCACGGTCATCTTCACCGTCGGGGCCGGAATCCTGTTGCACCGGACGATCTACGGCCGGTCGGTCCTCGCCATCGGGCAGAACCCGCGTGCCGCCTGGCTCGCCGGAATCGCGGTTGAACGGGTCCGGTGCGCAACTTATGTCCTGAGCGGAGCGCTCGGCGGGATCTGCGGAGCACTGCTGGCCGGCTATTTCAGGGGATCGTCGCTGGAGATCGGCGACGAATACCTGCTCGCCTCGATCGCGTGCGTCGTGATCGGCGGAACTTCGGTTAGCGGGGGCAAGGCCAATGTGCCCGGGTTATGGGGGGCGGCCCTCTTCCTGGTGCTCCTGCTCACCATGCTTAATACTTTCGGTGTAAGCGCCGGCATACGTCTGCTGGTCACCGGATTCGTCATCATCGCCGTGATCGTCATCGCCGGCGGCCAGAAGCCGCTGAGGTGAAAACTCAGTCCTCCGGAACGGCGCGACCCTTGCGAATCAACATGCCCATAAAGATCACCCACCTGACCGCCCACGACATTCGTTTTCCAACCTCGCGCACCCTCCAGGGATCTGACGCGATGAACCCTGCCCCCGATTATTCCGCAGCCTACGTCATCCTCTATACCGATGCGCCGCAGGGCTATTCCGGCCACGGATTGACCTTCACAATCGGCCGCGGAAACGAAATCTGCGTAGGGGCCGCGAGACTGCTCGCCCCCCTCGTTGTCGGCGCGACGCTGGAGGAGATCGTGGCTGATATGGGCGCGTTCTGGCGTCACCTCACCGCGGGCGACAGCCAACTGCGTTGGATCGGTCCGGAAAAGGGCGCCATTCACCTCGCAACTGCCGCCATCATCAATGGTTTATGGGATTTGTGGGCGAAGGCGGCGGGCAAACCGGTGTGGAAACTCTTGGTTGACCTGAGCCCGCAGGAATTGGTGCGCTGCCTGGATTTTACTTATGTCACCGATGCGCTGACGCCTGGTGAAGCCCTCGCGATGCTCGAGCGCAACGCGGCGGCCAAATCCGAACGCGAACGTGAAATGGAGACCCGGGGTTACCCTGCCTACACCACCGCCGCGGGCTGGCTTGGTTATTCTGACGACAAGATGCGCCACTTGGCGCGGGAAGGGGTGGCGGCGGGTTGGACGCATTTCAAACAGAAGGTCGGCGGTGACATCGAAGCCGATATCAGGCGCGCCCGCATCCTGCGTGAAGAGATCGGCTGGGAACGGAAGCTCATGATGGACGCCAACCAGGTCTGGAATATCGATCAAGCCGTCAGCAGCATGGGCCGGCTTGCGGAATTTAAACCGTGGTGGATCGAAGAGCCCACCAGCCCGGATGACATCCTGGGCCACGCCGCCATTCGTAAACAGATCGCGCCGATTGGTGTGGCGACCGGCGAGCAATGCCATAACCGGGTGATGTTCAAGCAACTGCTCCAGGCGGAAGCCATTGACTTTTGTCAGATCGACAATGCACGCCTCGGCGGCCTGAACGAGGTCATCGTCGTGTTGTTGATGGCGGCGAAGTTCGGCGTGCCGGTTTGCCCGCACGCCGGCGGCGTCGGCCTCTGCGAATACGCCCAGCACGTCTCCATCTTCGACTACATTTGCGTGTCGGCGTCGCTCCAGAATCGCGTGCTCGAATACGTCGATCACCTGCACGAGCATTTCTTTGATCCGGTCGTCATCAGCAAGGGGCGTTACATGCCACCACAGAACGCCGGCTACAGCGTCACCATGCGGCCCGAAACGCTTGAGCAATTCGAGTTTCCTGCCGGACCCGCCTGGAGGTAGTCGGCGCATTGGTACTCGGTTGTATTTTGCTCTGGAGATCGATCCCCGCTTTGTCGGCACCCGCGGGAATTTGTAGTCAATGGACCTAACTAACTCGCGCTGCAACTTCGCCTGGAGTCTCGGTGTGGATCAAACTGCTTTTCCCAACTCATGCGGAAAGAGGGAATGAATCTTTCAATTTCTGAGCGGTGGGTAGGTGAATGGTCAAAAGTTCGTGCGCATGCGATCGAGAACAACGTTCTGAATATGCGGGTCCCGGCACCAGTTATGCGAACGAATCTTCGCCCGGCTACTTACACCTGTTCTCAGGACGGTTGAGCTGTCGTTGCCCCGGAGGGATCGCCGGGACAAAAATAGCTCAACAAACTTGAAAACCGGTGTAGCAGGAATTTTGGGCAACAGGCTTCAGGCGCGCACAACAACGGGCGACAGAGAATGGACGCGTCATCTCTGAGAAACGATACTCACAAAGAAGAGCGGATGAAGACGCCGATTCCTACCGGCGCAATACAGGCTCCCTTCCGAGATTCAAACCGTACAACTACCTGGTTGGCAGTGGACTCTAGGAAGACGTTGTGCTAAGAAGATGGTGTGCGCTGATCTGCAGCGTCATTTAGACTGCCGGCACCAAACGTCGCCTCCGGACCAAAGGTTTCCGGGGCACTGGGAAGTTCTGGAGTCCAATGAATCAAAGAATCGATCGAAGCCGTAACTTCTTCACGGACCTCCTTCCGCACGCCATTGCACAGTGTCACAGCCGGTTCTGGTCTGGCTTAAGGGCTAAAGCCAGGTCGTTCCTTGGGTTAGTGGACCCATCCCCAGCAAACCAGGGTCGGCCGATGCGCATTTGCATGGTTACGTACTCCTACTACGAAAGCGACAACCGCGTGATTCGCTACGCAGAATCATTGGTGCAACGGGGGGATACGGTGGAGGTGCTTGCGCTGCGCCGCAGTCCGGAGACGGCGAAGGAAGAGGTCGTTTGCGGGGTCAAAGTGTTCAGGATCCAAGATCGGCTTGGGAAACGAGAGCAGTCGGGTTCATCGTTCCTGTGGCCGCTATTTCGCTTTTTGGCGGTATCTTCGTGGTGGGTCATGCGCCGCCACCAGCGCCAACGGTATGACTTGCTGCACTTGCACAACCTTCCCGACTTCATCGTCTTTGCAGGGTGGTATCCAAAGCTCACGGGCGCCAAACTCATTCTGGATATTCACGATATCGTGCCCGAGTTCTTTGCAAGCAAGTTCGCGTTGTCCAGCGATTCTACGCTGGTACAGTGGCTGAAACTGGTGGAAAAGGCTTCAGCGGCGTTTGCTGATTACGTCATTCTCTCCAATCATTTGTGGCTGGAGAAATTCATTGCGAGGTCCGCAGAAAAGGAAAAATGCTCGGTCGTTATCAATCACGTGGACGCTGCCATCTTCCGAACTCGACCAACCTACGGACGCGGTAACCTCAAGAATCCCGTGGTGTTGTTTCCCGGCGGCCTTCAGTGGCATCAGGGACTGGATATCGCCATTCGCGCATTTGCGAACTTTCGTTCGCGAATTCCAGAGGCGGAATTTCACATCTACGGAGACGGTATTATGAAGGCTCAACTCGTGGAGTTAGTAAACCGCCTCGATTTGCAAAACTCCGTTCGCTTTTTTGAGCCGGTGAGCCTCCGCGAGATCGCTGCGGTGATGGCCAAGGCCGACCTGGGTATTGTACCCAAGCGCGCGGATTCCTTCGGTAATGAAGCGTATAGCACGAAGATCATGGAATTCATGTCCGTAGGCGTGCCTTTGGTGGTGGCGGGCACAAAGGTTGACCGCTACTATTTCAATGACTCGGTCGTACGATTCTTTGAGCCAGGAAACGTCAACGCTTTGAGCGAAGCGATGTATGCCGTTTTGAGCGATTTCGATTCGCGGTGCGGAATGATCCACCGGGCATCCGAGTATGCGGTGCGCAATAGCTGGGCTAGCCGCAAGGCTGAATATCTTACGCTCGTCGATGCGCTTTGCGAACGCAACACCCTGCGCGATCGATTGGTCCTTCGATCCCCGGCCGGGGCGAGTCTAACCCCGCCTCGCGCAGTCGCAGCCGCGAGTTCCCGGCAAAGTTCAATTTCAACCGCGATGACTAACGAGAGATAGCGATACTCACAGCGCACATCTCCGACTACCCCGAGATCGTCGCCGTCGATGCATCCTTCTAACCATCTAAACTTGGGCAATGCGTACCGTGCGCCTTGATCGATGGCTGACGCTACGCTTGGCTCATCCCTTGCAGCGAGCGGATTTGGCGCGCACCATGGGCCGCCCTTTACCGATCTTGATGTATCACAGTATCTCCGATGATCTCGAGGACGGGATCCTTGCGTATTACCGCCTGGCGACCAGTCCGCGCTGCTTTGCGCAACAAATGGATTGGTTGGCTGAACTGGGGTACGTGGGCGTGGCGCTGGAAGGTTTGCTGGCACACCCACAGGAAAATACGCAGGGCAGGCGCCCCGTCGCGATAACGTTTGACGATGGGCTAAGCGACTTTTATACGACCGCCTGGCCTACGCTCCAGAAGCGGGGTTATGGTGCGACCATGTACCTGCCGACGGCATTTGTTAGCAGTCACAGAAAAAGATGGAGAGGCAAGGCATGCCTAACCTGGAATGAGGTGCGCGAAATGCGCGCGCACGGGATTCAGTTCGGATCGCATACCTTGACTCATCCGGTCCTTTATGGTTTGCCGTTGCGTGAGATCGGGCGCGAGTTGACCGCATCAAAACAATCCCTTGAGCAGGAACTGGGAGAGGAAATCACAAGCTTCGCGTACCCGTATGCCTTCCCGCAAGAAGACCGGCGTTTTGCCGCGGCGATCAGGGCTCTGTTGAGCGAACGGCGTTACCGAACTTGCGTCACTACGATGGTAGGTCGATCGAAGATAAATGATGATCTTTTTTCCCTAAGACGCCTGCCGATTAACTCGTGCGACGATAAACAGCTGTTGAGAGCGAAGTTGGAAGGCGCCTACGACTGGGTGGGTTCTGCGCAGCATGCCTTCCGGTGGCTCAAGGGGTGGATGAATCAGGGACGTCGCCGGCGAAACGTCGACTGGTAAATACCCAAAAACGGGGCGCTCCGCAGCCGATTCATAAATCAGACGGCTCCCGCCGTCGACGTGTGCGGCGATCGCTGTCGCGTTACGCAGCTTGCGCTTGTCTCGATGGGCGGGTGGGGAATTCCCCGTCGCCTATCGCAATCGGTCCCGCGTTCCTTCGTTGACGTTTTATCCGGAGATGGCCGACGGGTCGGTTAGCAAAATAACGCCCGCCGGGTCAACAGGATTTCTCAACTCTGAGAAGTTTAGAAGCCTCATAGTTTTCGGATTCTGCCGGACATTAGCATCAGCTGAACGGCAAACGACGGTTGCCGATCATCGAGCACTTCCGTAAAAGACCTATTACGGTAAGTTTAACCTGGGGCGGCCTCTCCGCCTGAGCGCGCTATAAGCATTGTAATGTTGTTCCCGATTTTTCCATCCCAGTGCACCGCCGGCCGAATCCGAGGGCCAGGAAGGTACGTCCAAGCACAGGCACGGTAAGAACGCCATGGAAGCTGGGGACGGCACAACGGGGCGATCGAAACGATTCATCCGGATTGGCGAGGTAAGCCGGTTCAGTGAACTGGTCAGTGCCGGCCAACCCCTGCCCGTCGATGCGAATGGGACCGGCGAGGACAAACTGTCCGCCAAACAGGATCCTAAAGAGAAGCGGTTGGCTCAGATAGGCGTGTTTCGGGAGCGTGGCATCATCAGTGAGGAGTCTTTCCGCGCTCAGCGGCGGATGCAAGGGGATGGTTCCAGCCCGTCGATTGAAGCTTCCAACCCAGCCCCGGTGGTCCCCGGTCGCAAGAACCGCTGGCGGCGGATCGCGCTGGGCGTCGTCCTGCTGAACATCGCCGGACTGGGAGTGGCCGGATTCGGCGTCTTACAAGCGTTTCACCGCGGTGACGGCGCAGCTGCCACCACGGTTGGCACGCCGGCCGCTATGAAGGTTACCCCACTTCAAGACCCTGTTTATGCGCTCGGCAAGGCCTTTCGCCTCGGGCCATACACTTACACCGTCACCGGTCACCAGACTACCGCGACGCTCGACGAGGGCCGGTTCAGTCCCGTGAGCGCCAACCCGGGCGATGAGTACTTCGTTGTAACCTTCTCGGTCCGCAACGACTCCGTCAAGCCCCGCGTCTTCTCGATCGATGGTTTCAAACTTCAAGACGCCAACGGCGCACTCTATGCAGCCTGCAGCCAAGGCGCCGCAGTCCCGCGGACGGAGCTCACCAAGGGCGACCTGCTGCTGACAGAAATTCAGCCGGCTGCCACGAAAATGTTGGCTGCTGCCTTCGAGGTCCCGGCTGCCTCCCTGGCGCCCCCGTTAAAGCTGCTCTTGTTCGAGCGGGACCTTTTGGGCACTCACGAAGCCACCGTCTACCTGCCCTAGGAGTTGCTCACTGCCGGGCCGAAGCCCGCCGCGGCCGAGCACATCGTCCAGCAAAACCGGCCCCCACGGCGGACGGCGCCTCGGGTGAATCCTCCCGTACCGATGGACCGCCGACCGGCCGGTCAGGGCGTTTCTCGGGTTGGCGGTGCGTTACGGCCGCGCTTGACAAGCGAACGTCGCGGTGCTCAATATAACCGGACGGTTAATTAACCATTTGGTTTAATACCCCATGCCCCACGATCGCCTCAGCCACACCTTCGCCGCCCTGGCCGATCCCACCCGGCGTGCCATCCTTGCGCGGCTCGCCGCAGGTAAAACCTCGGTAAAGGAACTCGCTGCCCCTTTCGAAATGAGTCTTCCGGCCATTTCCAAGCACCTCAAAGTGCTGGAGCGCAGCGGCCTCATCGCACGCGGACGAGAGGCCCAGTCGCGCCCCTGCCGGCTCGAGGCTGAACCGCTCAAGGAAGCCGTGGACTGGCTCGAACGTTACCGGCGCTTCTGGGAAGAGGGCCTCGACCGCCTGGATAACTACCTGCGGGAATTGCAAGCAAAGGAAAAAAGCTCACCACCAAAACCACCAGCACGCAAACCGACACACCAGTATGACCGCAAAGGAAGAAAATAACCCCACTCAGCAACGTGACGACCGGGTTCTCGTGCTCACGCGCGTCTTTGACGCGCCGCGAAGCCTCGTTTTTGAAGCATGGACGACCAAAGAACATCTTGATCAATGGTGCGCACCGCGCGGGTTCACCATCCCCTGGTCAGAGGGCGACTTGCGACCGGGCGGTCCCTGGCGATCCTGTCTGCGCGCCCCCGACGGAACCGAGTACCGCCTCCGCGGAACTTACCGGGAAATCGTCCGGGATGAACTGCTGGTCTTTACCCATGCCTGGGAAGAAGACGACGGTACGCTGAGCCCTGAGACCATCGTGACCGTGCGGTTCGCGGAAGAAAACGGAAAGACCCGGCTGACGTTCGAACAGGGACCATTCAGGTCGGTCGAAGCGCGCGATGGCCATCAGGGCGGCTGGACCGAATGCCTGGAACGCCTCGCGGAGCACGTCGCAAATCTCCAGACCAGGTCCGCATCCTAGCTGGAGGGAGCAAAGCGGCGGTTCTCGAAGACGGGAAAGCACCTGGCTTGTTTGGGTATGATGAACCTTGAACGGCTTGAACCCGGATGTCGGGCTATGCACCCTTCGATGGAAACCACTTCTTAACTGCGAGCGTCCGGTAATTGAAAATCTCATTGAGCTGCCTTCGGACCACCAGGGCGTGCGCGGGTTCGCTTAGCCGTCCGCAAGGCAGCTTGTACGTGACGCGGTCCTCCAGTTCGACGCTGCCGGGACCGGCGTCGCGGAACCAATGCTCGTGGTGCCAGAGCGCATACGGTCCGATCCGCTGCTCGTCCGAGAAGTAGTGGCCCTCAGTGACGTGCGTGATTTCCGTCAGCCAGACCATCGGAATGCCCAACAACGGGCGCACCCGGTATTGGATCATCAGCCCCGCGTAGATGCGCTCCGGCAAGTCCGGCGTCACGATTTGGAAACCGAGCTTCGGCGGCGTGATCCGGGCGAGGTTGCGCGGATCGGAGAAAAATTGCCATGCCTCGTCGCGGGTAATGGCGAGCGCCTGTTTACGGTGCAGCACGTGGATGGGCATATGCGAGGGTTACGGACGAGGGCGGGGGATTGGGCGCACGGGGCGCACCGGAACCACCTTGCGCCCGTCCCGCCACGGGAGTCGCCCCGTCGTTGCTTGTGGCGAGCGGTGGATCATTGTTGACTCCGCACAGATTTTGAGTGTCG from Verrucomicrobiota bacterium carries:
- a CDS encoding sugar ABC transporter ATP-binding protein, translated to MPPVTTNIVRLDGVEKHFGAVRALAQVDFSVDNGECVGLVGHNGAGKSTLMHVLAGTLTPDRGQIIVRGEARQGYTVVMAQKLGIRCVFQELSLCPNLSVAENARVFHPGITGWGWRRRAGNLIRGKLDEMFPGHGIAPDALVGEMPIGKRQMVEVARAFTVTKAPLHLVILDEPTSSLDSHTAGQLLAYVRRVVASGVSCILISHLLREILDYSDRIVVMRDGAVVTSGRASGFNRDSLVIAMGGAAAGPARPEEAAASLRRTTPVRVRARPATQRDGRELVAHEGEIIGLAGLAGHGQTELLIRIFSGASRRLPGAEVTAPVALIAGDRQTDGVFPLWSIAENIGIRSIAALRKGLLISSRLEEGFAERWQKRIKIRTPDLRNNILSLSGGNQQKALFARALGSEAKIVLMDDPMRGVDIGTKLEVYDLIRAEAEAGRTFLWYTSEADELKNCDHVYVFRSGRIIADLHRNELSEERVIQSSFQEVT
- a CDS encoding ABC transporter permease — translated: MASVAAPRAPRVTSSRFRVPRRFLRAALPGLSLALVILAIGKLNPRAVSYFGLNLMLNLGIPVALATIAQMFVITVNDLDLSIGTFVSFVGCVTATWLRDAPLLGVAVLLGGVAVYAFLGAVIHLRNVPSIVVTLGMFFVWQGLAILVLPKPGGKAPVWLHDLMNFRTPYVPFPIVAAIVIGVVVHAGLMRGSYGAILRGSGGNPNAIGRAGWSLLKIKVIMFALAGVFGVLSGLALIGLTTSADANIGKGYTLLSIAGVILGGGEFVGGHTSPIGAVIGALTLTLAGSLLNFMRISPDWQVGAQGAILIIVLAARALINQTGGRAP
- a CDS encoding ABC transporter permease, with translation MITAALALAVFCVITGVAQMFVITLGPGNVDLSLPANIGLASAVAMKVMHGSDSMIAAGLLAALGSGFSIGIANYLLIRLLRIPPIIATLSASFIVQSAGIAYGRGLQIKPPPGFAAITTAQLAGMPLMAIGTVIFTVGAGILLHRTIYGRSVLAIGQNPRAAWLAGIAVERVRCATYVLSGALGGICGALLAGYFRGSSLEIGDEYLLASIACVVIGGTSVSGGKANVPGLWGAALFLVLLLTMLNTFGVSAGIRLLVTGFVIIAVIVIAGGQKPLR
- a CDS encoding L-fuconate dehydratase, which gives rise to MPIKITHLTAHDIRFPTSRTLQGSDAMNPAPDYSAAYVILYTDAPQGYSGHGLTFTIGRGNEICVGAARLLAPLVVGATLEEIVADMGAFWRHLTAGDSQLRWIGPEKGAIHLATAAIINGLWDLWAKAAGKPVWKLLVDLSPQELVRCLDFTYVTDALTPGEALAMLERNAAAKSEREREMETRGYPAYTTAAGWLGYSDDKMRHLAREGVAAGWTHFKQKVGGDIEADIRRARILREEIGWERKLMMDANQVWNIDQAVSSMGRLAEFKPWWIEEPTSPDDILGHAAIRKQIAPIGVATGEQCHNRVMFKQLLQAEAIDFCQIDNARLGGLNEVIVVLLMAAKFGVPVCPHAGGVGLCEYAQHVSIFDYICVSASLQNRVLEYVDHLHEHFFDPVVISKGRYMPPQNAGYSVTMRPETLEQFEFPAGPAWR
- a CDS encoding glycosyltransferase family 4 protein, which gives rise to MRICMVTYSYYESDNRVIRYAESLVQRGDTVEVLALRRSPETAKEEVVCGVKVFRIQDRLGKREQSGSSFLWPLFRFLAVSSWWVMRRHQRQRYDLLHLHNLPDFIVFAGWYPKLTGAKLILDIHDIVPEFFASKFALSSDSTLVQWLKLVEKASAAFADYVILSNHLWLEKFIARSAEKEKCSVVINHVDAAIFRTRPTYGRGNLKNPVVLFPGGLQWHQGLDIAIRAFANFRSRIPEAEFHIYGDGIMKAQLVELVNRLDLQNSVRFFEPVSLREIAAVMAKADLGIVPKRADSFGNEAYSTKIMEFMSVGVPLVVAGTKVDRYYFNDSVVRFFEPGNVNALSEAMYAVLSDFDSRCGMIHRASEYAVRNSWASRKAEYLTLVDALCERNTLRDRLVLRSPAGASLTPPRAVAAASSRQSSISTAMTNER
- a CDS encoding polysaccharide deacetylase family protein, with amino-acid sequence MRTVRLDRWLTLRLAHPLQRADLARTMGRPLPILMYHSISDDLEDGILAYYRLATSPRCFAQQMDWLAELGYVGVALEGLLAHPQENTQGRRPVAITFDDGLSDFYTTAWPTLQKRGYGATMYLPTAFVSSHRKRWRGKACLTWNEVREMRAHGIQFGSHTLTHPVLYGLPLREIGRELTASKQSLEQELGEEITSFAYPYAFPQEDRRFAAAIRALLSERRYRTCVTTMVGRSKINDDLFSLRRLPINSCDDKQLLRAKLEGAYDWVGSAQHAFRWLKGWMNQGRRRRNVDW
- a CDS encoding DUF4352 domain-containing protein, whose amino-acid sequence is MEAGDGTTGRSKRFIRIGEVSRFSELVSAGQPLPVDANGTGEDKLSAKQDPKEKRLAQIGVFRERGIISEESFRAQRRMQGDGSSPSIEASNPAPVVPGRKNRWRRIALGVVLLNIAGLGVAGFGVLQAFHRGDGAAATTVGTPAAMKVTPLQDPVYALGKAFRLGPYTYTVTGHQTTATLDEGRFSPVSANPGDEYFVVTFSVRNDSVKPRVFSIDGFKLQDANGALYAACSQGAAVPRTELTKGDLLLTEIQPAATKMLAAAFEVPAASLAPPLKLLLFERDLLGTHEATVYLP
- a CDS encoding helix-turn-helix transcriptional regulator, yielding MPHDRLSHTFAALADPTRRAILARLAAGKTSVKELAAPFEMSLPAISKHLKVLERSGLIARGREAQSRPCRLEAEPLKEAVDWLERYRRFWEEGLDRLDNYLRELQAKEKSSPPKPPARKPTHQYDRKGRK
- a CDS encoding SRPBCC domain-containing protein, producing MTAKEENNPTQQRDDRVLVLTRVFDAPRSLVFEAWTTKEHLDQWCAPRGFTIPWSEGDLRPGGPWRSCLRAPDGTEYRLRGTYREIVRDELLVFTHAWEEDDGTLSPETIVTVRFAEENGKTRLTFEQGPFRSVEARDGHQGGWTECLERLAEHVANLQTRSAS
- a CDS encoding SRPBCC family protein, with translation MPIHVLHRKQALAITRDEAWQFFSDPRNLARITPPKLGFQIVTPDLPERIYAGLMIQYRVRPLLGIPMVWLTEITHVTEGHYFSDEQRIGPYALWHHEHWFRDAGPGSVELEDRVTYKLPCGRLSEPAHALVVRRQLNEIFNYRTLAVKKWFPSKGA